One stretch of Amycolatopsis sp. NBC_00345 DNA includes these proteins:
- a CDS encoding type I polyketide synthase yields MRKVTADLQTTRRRLRDAESAAREPIAVVGAACRYPGGVTGPDGLWDLVADGKDAISGFPADRGWNAGELYDPDPDRAGHSVTRSGGFLYDAAGFDAGFFGIAPREALAMDPQQRLLLEVTWESLESARIDPVSLRGSDTGVFVGVMYHDYASRFATVPDGFEGHLANGSLGSIASGRVSYTFGFQGPTLTLDTACSSSLVAIHLAARALRAGECSVALAGGATVMSSPQTFIEFSRQRGLSPDGRCKAYAEGADGTGWGEGVGVLALRKLSDAVRDGNPVLAVISGSAVNSDGASSRLTAPNGVAQQRVIRAALLDAGVGPDAVDVVEGHGTGTPLGDPIEISALQAVYGRDRAGDDPLFVGSLKANIGHTQAAAGVGGVIKMVEALRHGRLPRSLHAGELSTKVDWDGGGVEVLTAEREWPERSGTRRAAVSAFGISGTNAHVIVEAPPAVEPVTNDALIEDATPSGPVPLVLSARSGNALRAQAARLAEINARPVDLAHSVLATRSSHPLRTVVVGATREELAAGLTAVAEGDFAAEPVEIDPAAPAPATVFVFPGQGSQWLGMADELLATAPVFAGRMAECAQALAPHTGWDLLEALAGKPGAPSLDRVDVLQPALFAVMVSLAGLWRAHGVEPSAVIGHSQGEIAAAVVAGALSLADGAKVVALRSAAITEISGLGGMVSIAAARADVETRISAWDGRIGIAAVNGPASTVVSGDAGALDELLAAAEDQKWFDARRVPVDYASHSAHVTRIEQRVPADLAGITPRASEVPVYSTVTGGVLDTTEMTPAYWYRNLRQTVLFEQSATAALRDGHTLFIECSPHPVLAAGIGDVIEQAGAPAAFVGTLRRDNGGWARLLTSFGAAYTRGAPVDWAALTAHPSANAIPLPTYAFDHSDYWLLDSARRTGAPSGLGLDSAGHPLLGAVTTVAGGDQTVFTGRISTEDQPWLAGHQVGSRVLLPATAFLELAWHAAAATGFPRLSDVTFHRPLVLSEVAVRLQVTVDSAARTLEVHSSAPDGDDWSPWARHVTAALAEPGPSPAPPAAWPPAGEEIELDARYDQLAEAGYHYTGVFRGLRRAWRSGDTHYAEVELAEDGFTLHPALLDAALHPLAIATAETARTTVALPFAVGAVEVFAEGATAVRVVIEPADGGHTVRLYDSQGAPVAELEALATRPMSLRDLMNGADESTDALHLLRWHPVETADPGDAPVALTGEGVQPIGTAGNAIVRFEAVGSSAPAATEATHRALDLVQEWLIAADEANLTIVTSAAVAARPGETPALAAAAADGFLRSAQAEHPDRFRLIDLDGDPRSLAALPAALAVDDAPRLAIREGVVLRPALTPVATDPGLLTPPDGPWLLGLTGHGSLDQLTLAPAPHVDEELAAGQVKVAVRAVGLNFRDVIISLGMYPGDAAVGAEAAGVVVATGPDVPGLRVGDRVLGLFELGATGPFAVTDHRLLTTFPDDWSFPDAATVCVAYLTAYYGLAELAGARAGESLLLHAATGGVGLATLQLAEHWGLTVYATASPAKWPLLRERGVPEERIAGSRDLGFEDKFRAATGGRGVDLVLNSLTEEFVDASLRLTAPGGRFLEMGKQDIRDPEQVAADHDDVTYIAYDVRDPSHDRTRQLLAELLPLFRDGTLGPLPVTAWTAPRTPEALRHLSQARHVGKMVLTLPAPLDPDGTVLITGGTGALGALTAEHLVREHGARRLVLTSRRGPDSAGAADLAARLTGLGAEVSVLACDAADRADLAKVVDGLAHPLTAVVHAAGVLDDGTVSSLTPERLDAVLRPKIDAAWHLHELTRDHEPAAFVLFSSAAAVMGNPGQAAYAAANAYLDALAEHRQALGLPAVSIAWGLWSRASAMTGHLADADRERLARAGFGAVSDELGPRLLDKALTAGPAVIVAVPVDRAALSRSVHPLLRPTGPRPVRLAAAAGAQTPESFTGRIASLSTVERERHLLDLVRTTAAAVLGHSGADPVEHTKSFKQLGFDSLSAVEFRNRLKAATGLPLGATLVFDHPTPAELAAYLGTRIDPAPSAPAAPDVLPELERLRAAVTGVSEAEREAVGRLLRELLSTVETAAYAEAGDDELFAALDAELGA; encoded by the coding sequence TTGCGCAAGGTCACCGCCGATCTGCAGACCACGCGGCGCCGGCTGCGCGACGCCGAGTCCGCGGCCCGCGAGCCGATCGCCGTGGTCGGCGCGGCCTGCCGCTACCCGGGTGGGGTGACCGGCCCGGACGGGCTGTGGGACCTGGTCGCCGACGGCAAGGACGCGATCTCCGGGTTCCCGGCGGACCGCGGCTGGAACGCCGGCGAGCTCTACGACCCGGACCCGGACCGGGCCGGGCACTCGGTCACCCGCTCCGGCGGGTTCCTGTACGACGCGGCCGGGTTCGACGCCGGGTTCTTCGGGATCGCGCCGCGGGAGGCGCTGGCGATGGACCCGCAGCAGCGGCTGCTGCTGGAGGTCACCTGGGAGAGCCTGGAGTCCGCCCGGATCGACCCGGTTTCCCTGCGGGGCAGCGACACCGGGGTGTTCGTCGGGGTGATGTACCACGACTACGCCTCCCGGTTCGCCACCGTCCCGGACGGCTTCGAAGGCCACCTGGCCAACGGCAGCCTGGGCAGCATCGCCTCCGGCCGGGTGTCCTACACCTTCGGCTTCCAAGGGCCGACGCTCACTTTGGACACCGCGTGCTCGTCGTCTCTGGTGGCGATCCACCTGGCGGCGCGGGCGCTGCGGGCGGGGGAGTGCTCCGTCGCGCTCGCCGGTGGTGCCACGGTGATGTCGTCGCCGCAGACCTTCATCGAGTTCAGCCGTCAGCGCGGGCTGTCGCCGGACGGCCGGTGCAAGGCCTACGCCGAAGGCGCGGACGGCACCGGCTGGGGTGAGGGCGTCGGCGTTCTGGCGCTGCGCAAGCTTTCCGACGCGGTACGCGACGGAAACCCGGTGCTGGCCGTCATTTCCGGCAGCGCGGTCAACTCCGACGGCGCCAGCAGCCGGCTCACCGCGCCCAACGGCGTCGCGCAGCAGCGGGTCATCCGGGCCGCGCTCCTGGACGCGGGCGTCGGCCCGGACGCGGTCGACGTCGTCGAGGGGCACGGCACCGGCACCCCGCTGGGCGACCCGATCGAAATCTCCGCGCTGCAAGCGGTGTACGGCCGTGACCGGGCCGGGGACGACCCGCTGTTCGTGGGCTCGCTCAAGGCCAACATCGGGCACACCCAGGCCGCGGCGGGCGTCGGCGGGGTGATCAAGATGGTCGAGGCGCTCCGCCACGGCCGGTTGCCGCGCAGCCTGCACGCCGGCGAGTTGTCCACCAAGGTCGATTGGGACGGCGGCGGTGTCGAAGTCCTTACCGCGGAACGGGAGTGGCCGGAGCGGTCCGGCACGCGCCGGGCCGCCGTGTCCGCCTTCGGGATCAGCGGGACCAACGCGCACGTGATCGTGGAGGCGCCACCGGCCGTGGAGCCGGTCACCAATGACGCGCTTATAGAGGACGCAACGCCGTCCGGGCCGGTCCCGCTGGTGCTGTCCGCCCGCAGTGGCAACGCGCTGCGGGCCCAGGCCGCCCGGCTGGCGGAGATCAACGCGCGGCCGGTGGACCTGGCCCATTCCGTGCTGGCCACGCGCAGCAGCCACCCGCTGCGGACGGTCGTCGTCGGCGCGACACGGGAGGAACTGGCGGCCGGGCTTACCGCGGTCGCCGAGGGGGACTTCGCCGCGGAGCCGGTCGAGATCGACCCGGCCGCCCCGGCGCCCGCCACGGTGTTCGTCTTCCCCGGGCAGGGTTCGCAGTGGCTGGGCATGGCCGATGAGCTGCTCGCGACGGCCCCGGTTTTCGCCGGGCGGATGGCCGAATGCGCGCAGGCGCTGGCTCCGCACACCGGCTGGGACCTGCTCGAAGCACTCGCCGGGAAACCGGGCGCGCCCTCACTGGACCGGGTCGACGTCCTGCAGCCCGCGTTGTTCGCGGTGATGGTGTCGCTGGCGGGGCTGTGGCGGGCCCACGGGGTGGAGCCCAGCGCGGTCATCGGGCACTCGCAGGGCGAGATCGCCGCGGCGGTGGTCGCCGGCGCGCTGTCGCTGGCCGACGGGGCCAAGGTCGTGGCGTTGCGCAGTGCCGCCATCACGGAGATCAGCGGCCTCGGCGGGATGGTGTCGATCGCGGCGGCGCGTGCGGACGTCGAGACGCGGATTTCCGCGTGGGACGGCCGGATCGGCATCGCTGCGGTCAACGGCCCCGCGTCGACCGTCGTCTCCGGCGACGCCGGCGCACTCGACGAGCTGCTCGCGGCGGCCGAGGACCAGAAGTGGTTCGACGCACGCCGGGTGCCGGTGGACTACGCGTCGCACTCCGCCCACGTCACCCGGATCGAACAGCGGGTGCCGGCCGACCTGGCCGGGATCACCCCGCGCGCGTCCGAGGTGCCGGTCTACTCGACGGTCACCGGCGGCGTCCTCGACACGACCGAGATGACACCCGCGTACTGGTACCGAAACCTCCGCCAGACTGTCCTTTTCGAACAGTCGGCCACCGCGGCACTGCGGGACGGGCACACGCTGTTCATCGAGTGCAGCCCGCACCCGGTGCTGGCGGCCGGGATCGGCGACGTCATCGAACAGGCCGGCGCCCCGGCCGCGTTCGTCGGAACCCTGCGCCGGGACAACGGCGGCTGGGCCCGGCTGCTGACCTCGTTCGGCGCCGCGTATACCCGGGGCGCGCCGGTGGACTGGGCCGCGCTCACCGCGCACCCGTCCGCGAACGCGATCCCGTTGCCCACCTACGCTTTCGACCACTCCGACTACTGGCTCCTCGATTCCGCCCGCCGCACCGGCGCACCGTCCGGACTGGGGCTGGACAGCGCCGGGCATCCCTTGCTCGGCGCGGTCACCACCGTCGCCGGCGGCGACCAGACCGTGTTCACCGGCCGGATCTCCACCGAGGACCAGCCGTGGCTGGCCGGGCACCAGGTCGGCTCGCGTGTTCTGCTGCCGGCCACGGCGTTCCTCGAACTCGCGTGGCACGCCGCCGCGGCGACCGGGTTCCCGCGGCTGTCCGACGTCACCTTTCACCGGCCGTTGGTGCTGAGCGAGGTCGCGGTCCGGCTGCAGGTGACTGTGGACAGTGCCGCCCGCACCCTGGAGGTCCACTCCAGCGCTCCGGACGGCGACGACTGGAGCCCGTGGGCCCGGCACGTCACCGCGGCGCTCGCCGAACCCGGGCCGTCGCCCGCGCCGCCGGCCGCGTGGCCGCCCGCGGGTGAGGAGATCGAACTGGACGCCCGCTACGACCAGCTGGCCGAGGCGGGATACCACTACACCGGCGTTTTCCGTGGCCTGCGCCGGGCTTGGCGGTCCGGCGACACCCATTACGCCGAGGTCGAGCTGGCCGAGGACGGCTTCACCCTGCACCCGGCCCTGCTCGACGCCGCGCTGCACCCGCTGGCGATCGCCACCGCGGAAACCGCCCGGACCACCGTGGCGCTGCCGTTCGCCGTCGGCGCGGTCGAGGTCTTCGCCGAGGGCGCGACCGCGGTCCGCGTGGTGATCGAGCCGGCCGACGGCGGGCACACGGTGCGGCTGTACGACTCGCAGGGCGCGCCGGTGGCCGAGCTGGAAGCGCTGGCGACCCGGCCGATGTCGTTGCGCGACTTGATGAACGGGGCCGACGAGAGCACCGACGCGTTGCACCTGCTGCGGTGGCACCCGGTCGAGACCGCCGACCCGGGCGACGCGCCGGTGGCCCTGACCGGGGAAGGCGTCCAGCCCATCGGGACCGCCGGGAACGCGATCGTCCGCTTCGAGGCCGTCGGCTCGTCCGCGCCGGCCGCGACCGAGGCCACGCATCGCGCGCTGGACCTGGTGCAGGAGTGGCTCATCGCCGCCGACGAGGCGAACCTCACCATCGTCACCTCGGCCGCGGTGGCCGCGCGGCCCGGTGAGACCCCCGCCCTCGCGGCGGCGGCCGCGGACGGTTTCCTGCGCTCGGCCCAAGCCGAGCACCCGGACCGGTTCCGGCTGATCGACCTGGACGGCGACCCGCGTTCGCTCGCCGCGCTGCCGGCCGCGCTCGCGGTCGACGACGCGCCGAGGCTGGCGATCCGGGAGGGCGTCGTGTTGCGGCCCGCCCTGACTCCGGTCGCCACGGACCCCGGCCTGCTCACCCCGCCGGACGGCCCGTGGTTGCTGGGGCTGACCGGGCACGGTTCCCTCGACCAGCTCACCCTGGCGCCCGCGCCGCATGTGGACGAGGAACTGGCGGCGGGCCAGGTGAAGGTCGCCGTCCGCGCGGTCGGCCTGAACTTCCGGGACGTGATCATCAGCCTCGGTATGTACCCGGGCGACGCGGCGGTCGGCGCGGAGGCGGCCGGTGTGGTCGTCGCGACCGGGCCGGACGTGCCGGGCCTGCGTGTCGGCGACCGGGTGCTCGGCCTGTTCGAACTCGGGGCCACCGGCCCGTTCGCGGTCACCGACCACCGGCTGCTCACCACCTTCCCGGACGACTGGTCCTTCCCGGACGCGGCGACGGTGTGCGTGGCGTACCTGACCGCGTACTACGGCCTGGCCGAGCTGGCCGGCGCGCGGGCGGGCGAGTCGTTGCTGCTGCACGCGGCCACCGGCGGCGTCGGGCTGGCCACGTTGCAGCTCGCCGAGCACTGGGGGCTCACCGTGTACGCCACCGCCAGCCCGGCCAAATGGCCGCTGCTGCGGGAGCGGGGCGTGCCCGAGGAGCGGATCGCCGGCTCCCGGGACCTCGGATTCGAGGACAAGTTCCGCGCCGCGACCGGCGGGCGCGGGGTCGACCTCGTGCTGAACTCGCTGACCGAGGAGTTCGTCGATGCCTCACTGCGGCTGACCGCGCCCGGCGGCCGGTTCCTGGAGATGGGCAAGCAGGACATCCGCGACCCGGAGCAGGTCGCCGCCGACCACGACGACGTCACCTACATCGCTTACGACGTCCGGGATCCCAGCCACGACCGGACCCGGCAGCTGCTGGCCGAGCTGCTGCCGCTGTTCCGCGACGGCACCCTCGGCCCGCTGCCGGTGACGGCGTGGACGGCCCCGCGCACGCCGGAGGCGTTGCGGCACCTGAGCCAGGCCCGGCACGTGGGCAAGATGGTGCTCACCCTGCCCGCGCCGCTGGACCCGGACGGCACCGTGCTGATCACCGGCGGCACCGGGGCGCTCGGCGCGCTGACCGCCGAGCACCTGGTGCGCGAGCACGGCGCCCGCCGGCTGGTCCTGACCAGCCGCCGCGGCCCGGATTCCGCCGGGGCCGCGGACCTGGCCGCCCGGCTGACCGGGCTCGGCGCGGAGGTCTCGGTCCTCGCGTGCGACGCGGCGGATCGCGCGGACCTCGCCAAGGTCGTGGACGGCCTGGCGCATCCGCTGACCGCGGTTGTGCACGCGGCCGGCGTGCTCGACGACGGGACCGTGTCGTCGTTGACGCCCGAACGGCTCGACGCCGTGCTGCGCCCGAAGATCGACGCCGCGTGGCACCTGCACGAGCTGACCCGCGACCACGAGCCGGCCGCCTTCGTGCTGTTCTCGTCCGCGGCCGCGGTGATGGGCAACCCGGGCCAGGCGGCCTACGCCGCCGCGAACGCCTACCTCGACGCGCTGGCCGAACACCGGCAGGCGCTGGGCCTGCCCGCCGTGTCCATCGCGTGGGGACTGTGGTCCCGCGCCAGCGCGATGACCGGGCACCTGGCGGACGCCGACCGGGAACGGCTGGCCCGCGCCGGATTCGGCGCGGTGTCCGACGAACTCGGGCCGCGCCTGCTGGACAAGGCGCTGACCGCGGGACCCGCGGTGATCGTGGCGGTGCCGGTCGACCGGGCCGCGCTGTCCCGCTCCGTGCATCCGCTGCTGCGGCCGACCGGCCCGCGCCCGGTCCGGCTCGCCGCCGCGGCCGGGGCGCAGACGCCGGAGTCGTTCACCGGCCGGATCGCCAGTCTGTCCACAGTGGAACGGGAGAGGCACCTGCTGGACCTCGTCCGGACGACCGCGGCGGCGGTGCTCGGGCACAGCGGCGCCGACCCGGTCGAGCACACCAAGTCGTTCAAGCAGCTGGGCTTCGACTCGCTGTCCGCGGTCGAGTTCCGCAACCGGCTCAAGGCCGCCACCGGCCTGCCGCTGGGCGCGACCCTGGTGTTCGACCACCCGACGCCGGCCGAGCTGGCCGCGTACCTGGGCACCCGGATCGACCCGGCGCCGAGCGCCCCGGCCGCCCCGGACGTGCTGCCCGAGCTGGAACGGCTGCGCGCCGCCGTGACCGGGGTCTCCGAGGCCGAGCGCGAGGCGGTCGGCCGGCTCCTGCGCGAACTGCTGAGCACGGTGGAGACCGCCGCCTACGCCGAAGCCGGAGACGATGAGCTGTTCGCCGCCCTGGACGCGGAACTGGGCGCCTGA